A genomic segment from Streptomyces sp. NBC_00459 encodes:
- a CDS encoding tetratricopeptide repeat protein produces the protein MQHVTAEELHTALASAVRRPPSQQALAHLVRTLPAPAIAESVGAWIERGGGAGTADGVRALAELLAGEAVNRPEFARELQRWRADVLAVEAVDRSRPQVANSIGTSARVVGPVVQARDIAGGVHIHPVVDPSAVRAPAVPRQVPPAPGHFINRHAERAELDRLARSSTDGSTIAVISGPAGIGKTALACRWLLGRADTFPDGQLYVDLRGHSAEGPARPGELLTELLRSFGHERIPAELNEQAALWRSVTADARIALLLDNALSAAQVRPLLPGSTVALTVVTSRNRLTGLALEGAAFVSLDVLRTGDSMELLSHRVGADRVRQEPEAALAMAEACAGLPLAVCVAGARAASRPRQSLAVLARALSGGEGRGPLEALRMGGESAVRAALQESYRLLEPQLARAYRHFGLAPVPVLTSAVAAAVCGVETGGADRMLDELVEVHLLEDLGPDPRTGLDRYRFHDLIRAHARERAAEEETTEDGERAVRRVVDFHLAAATAAEALLTPTHRNLRRDYAEPPAAPPFADAAGALRWLDAERARLMAVLRTAAARGWDAATWQLTDALWPLFLRLRPYDLWIEAHETGLSAARRAQDRAGISRMLTSGGAGLRNVGRYEEALTWFGQALDAAREDLAGLASQEAGQSPELTAVRRNEAQALHGLGQTHRLAGQLDLARECFTRDLALREEIGYRRGAALTRICLGDTALADGRPDEALPHLTRARAELLAENDPYDAARALAFLGRAHARRDGPRHDLADSQLRQAVTEFEATGSVHWQARTLEMLGEGAEERGDFERAGGWYAQSLARYESVSEADAGRLADRLRRVR, from the coding sequence ATGCAGCACGTGACGGCCGAGGAATTGCATACGGCCCTGGCATCCGCCGTTCGGCGGCCACCGTCCCAGCAGGCACTCGCCCACCTCGTACGCACGCTCCCGGCACCCGCGATCGCGGAGTCCGTAGGAGCCTGGATCGAACGGGGCGGCGGAGCGGGCACGGCCGACGGCGTCCGGGCACTCGCCGAACTGCTGGCCGGCGAGGCGGTGAACAGGCCCGAGTTCGCCCGGGAGTTACAGCGGTGGCGCGCCGACGTCCTGGCCGTCGAAGCCGTGGACCGCTCCCGTCCCCAGGTCGCGAACAGCATCGGAACCTCCGCCCGCGTCGTCGGACCCGTGGTCCAGGCCCGCGACATCGCGGGCGGCGTCCACATCCACCCCGTAGTCGACCCGTCGGCAGTCAGGGCACCGGCCGTCCCGCGCCAAGTCCCGCCCGCGCCAGGCCACTTCATCAACCGGCATGCCGAACGGGCCGAGCTGGACCGACTGGCGCGCTCCTCGACCGACGGCTCCACGATCGCCGTCATCAGCGGACCGGCCGGCATCGGCAAGACCGCACTGGCCTGCCGCTGGCTGCTGGGCCGTGCGGACACCTTCCCGGACGGGCAGCTGTACGTCGATCTGCGCGGGCACTCCGCCGAAGGTCCCGCGCGCCCGGGCGAACTGCTCACGGAACTGCTGCGCTCCTTCGGCCACGAACGCATCCCCGCCGAACTGAACGAACAGGCGGCGCTGTGGCGGTCGGTCACCGCCGACGCGCGCATCGCCCTGCTGCTCGACAATGCGCTCAGCGCCGCCCAGGTACGCCCGCTGCTGCCCGGATCGACGGTGGCCCTCACCGTCGTGACCAGCCGCAACCGGCTGACCGGCCTCGCTCTGGAGGGCGCCGCCTTCGTCTCCCTGGACGTACTGCGAACCGGCGACTCCATGGAACTGCTCAGCCACCGGGTGGGCGCCGACCGGGTACGGCAGGAGCCGGAGGCCGCACTGGCCATGGCCGAGGCCTGCGCGGGGCTGCCTCTGGCGGTGTGCGTGGCCGGAGCGCGCGCCGCGTCCCGGCCCCGGCAGTCACTTGCGGTGCTGGCGCGGGCGCTGAGCGGCGGCGAGGGAAGAGGTCCGCTGGAGGCGTTGCGCATGGGAGGCGAGTCCGCCGTACGTGCCGCGCTCCAGGAGTCGTACCGCCTCCTGGAACCCCAACTTGCCCGCGCGTACCGGCATTTCGGCCTCGCTCCGGTTCCCGTGCTCACCTCCGCGGTGGCCGCGGCCGTATGCGGCGTCGAGACGGGGGGAGCGGACCGGATGCTCGACGAACTGGTCGAGGTGCACCTCCTTGAGGACCTCGGGCCGGACCCCCGCACCGGCCTCGACCGCTACCGCTTCCACGACCTGATCCGCGCCCACGCGCGGGAACGCGCCGCCGAGGAGGAGACGACCGAGGACGGCGAACGGGCCGTGCGACGCGTCGTGGACTTCCATCTCGCCGCGGCCACGGCCGCCGAGGCGCTGCTCACCCCCACCCACCGCAACCTGCGGCGTGACTACGCCGAGCCACCCGCCGCGCCGCCCTTCGCCGACGCCGCCGGCGCACTGCGCTGGCTCGACGCCGAACGCGCCCGGCTGATGGCCGTACTGCGGACCGCGGCGGCGCGGGGCTGGGACGCCGCCACCTGGCAACTCACCGACGCGCTCTGGCCGTTGTTCCTGCGGCTGCGCCCCTACGACCTGTGGATCGAGGCCCATGAGACCGGCCTCTCCGCGGCCCGCCGGGCCCAGGACCGGGCCGGGATCAGTCGTATGCTCACCTCGGGCGGCGCGGGCCTGCGCAACGTGGGCCGATACGAGGAGGCCCTGACCTGGTTCGGCCAGGCACTGGACGCGGCCCGCGAGGACCTGGCGGGACTCGCCTCTCAAGAGGCGGGCCAGTCACCGGAGTTGACGGCCGTCCGGCGCAACGAGGCCCAGGCGCTGCACGGACTCGGGCAGACCCATCGACTGGCCGGCCAACTGGACCTGGCCCGCGAGTGCTTCACCCGGGACCTGGCCCTGCGTGAGGAGATCGGCTACCGGCGGGGCGCCGCCCTGACCCGGATCTGCCTCGGCGACACGGCACTGGCGGACGGCCGGCCCGACGAGGCGCTGCCCCATCTCACCCGTGCCCGCGCAGAACTCCTCGCCGAGAACGACCCCTACGACGCGGCTCGCGCCCTGGCGTTCCTGGGCCGTGCCCACGCCCGCCGTGACGGTCCCCGACATGACCTCGCGGACAGCCAACTCCGCCAGGCCGTCACCGAGTTCGAGGCGACCGGGTCGGTCCACTGGCAGGCCCGGACACTGGAGATGCTCGGCGAAGGCGCCGAGGAACGCGGGGACTTCGAGCGGGCCGGGGGCTGGTACGCGCAGTCCCTTGCCCGCTACGAGTCGGTCAGTGAGGCTGACGCGGGTCGGTTGGCGGACCGGCTGCGTCGGGTGCGGTGA
- a CDS encoding ArnT family glycosyltransferase: MTTLAPPPTRDSAPHHSHRAEPPATDGTLGARARRLFTGAPEDPRWTRPTLWGILLLATALYAWNLSSITGNTFYDAAVYSGTKSWKAFFFGALDSGSFITVDKPPFALWVMGLSARVFGYGTWQLMLPMVAVGTGSVALLHRMVKRDFGPVAATVAALALTLTPITVAITRDTNPDPILVFLMLLGAAALMKAVRTGRLMPLVWSAVAIGFAFNTKMMQAYVVLPVFFLVYLWAANAGLGRRVRNLAVATVALVVSSAWWMVIVDLIPASSRPYIGGSTDNTVWDLVIGYNGFGRIFGASSSVGSQGNGASFGGEAGLYRMFNEIMGGQISWLIPFALIALVAGLVLRGRAPRTDAKRAALMLWGGWFVVHYLTFALAEGTFHPYYVTAMAPGIAALAGAGGVMLYRAFREGSAAKWAWVLPVAVAASSVWAVVLLQRVSGSGTLYTVAEIVVAVAGTVSVLGLLTGRFMKRQRLLGIAALAAVVALLAGPAAYSLSAATSSTNGTNPTAGPSTGGGMGGGMGGGGGAPQGSTGTSGSSGTSNGGDRSMGQPPSGSSSSSSGSSSEAAAGSGTRPSGDGGGTGGGGGGMGGGTQVSSDMITYLKKHQDGATWLLAVATDQTASSIILESGQPVISMGGWSGSDNAMTLAKLKSLVKSGKLHYIIVSSDTGQGTDSEIATWVKEHGTAVNSSAYSSSSSTTSTSASTSTSSSTSTSSGLYRLDASDVS; encoded by the coding sequence ATGACGACCCTCGCCCCGCCGCCGACCCGCGACAGCGCGCCCCATCACAGCCACCGGGCCGAACCGCCCGCCACCGACGGCACTCTCGGGGCCCGCGCCCGGCGCCTTTTCACCGGCGCCCCCGAGGACCCGCGCTGGACCCGCCCCACTCTCTGGGGCATCCTCCTCCTGGCCACGGCGCTCTACGCCTGGAACCTCTCCTCCATCACCGGCAACACCTTCTACGACGCCGCCGTGTACAGCGGCACGAAGAGCTGGAAGGCGTTCTTCTTCGGCGCGTTGGACTCGGGCAGCTTCATCACCGTCGACAAACCCCCCTTCGCCCTCTGGGTGATGGGACTGTCGGCCCGCGTGTTCGGTTACGGCACCTGGCAGTTGATGCTGCCGATGGTCGCGGTGGGCACGGGCTCGGTCGCGCTGCTGCACCGCATGGTGAAGCGCGACTTCGGCCCGGTGGCGGCGACGGTAGCGGCCCTCGCGCTCACCCTGACGCCCATCACGGTGGCGATCACCCGGGACACCAACCCGGACCCGATCCTGGTCTTCCTGATGCTGCTGGGCGCCGCGGCCCTGATGAAGGCCGTGCGCACCGGACGGCTGATGCCGCTGGTGTGGTCGGCGGTGGCGATCGGCTTCGCGTTCAACACCAAGATGATGCAGGCGTACGTCGTCCTGCCGGTCTTCTTCCTGGTCTACCTCTGGGCGGCGAACGCCGGCCTGGGCAGGCGCGTCCGCAACCTGGCCGTGGCCACGGTGGCGCTGGTCGTCTCCTCCGCCTGGTGGATGGTGATCGTCGACCTGATCCCGGCCTCCTCCCGCCCCTACATCGGCGGTTCGACCGACAACACCGTGTGGGACCTGGTCATCGGCTACAACGGCTTCGGCCGTATCTTCGGGGCGAGTTCGTCGGTGGGCTCGCAGGGCAACGGCGCGAGCTTCGGCGGCGAGGCCGGCCTCTACCGGATGTTCAACGAGATCATGGGCGGCCAGATCTCCTGGCTGATCCCGTTCGCGCTGATCGCCCTGGTCGCGGGCCTCGTCCTGCGCGGCAGGGCCCCTCGTACGGACGCCAAGCGGGCGGCGCTGATGCTGTGGGGCGGCTGGTTCGTCGTGCACTATCTGACCTTCGCCCTCGCCGAGGGCACCTTCCACCCGTACTACGTCACGGCCATGGCCCCCGGTATCGCGGCCCTGGCGGGCGCCGGCGGCGTCATGCTGTACCGCGCCTTCCGTGAAGGTTCGGCGGCCAAGTGGGCGTGGGTCCTGCCGGTGGCGGTCGCGGCCAGCTCGGTCTGGGCGGTCGTCCTGCTCCAGCGGGTCTCGGGCTCCGGCACGCTGTACACGGTCGCGGAGATCGTGGTGGCGGTGGCGGGCACTGTCTCGGTCCTCGGTCTGCTGACCGGGCGGTTCATGAAGCGGCAGCGCCTGCTGGGCATCGCGGCCCTGGCGGCGGTCGTCGCCCTCCTGGCGGGCCCGGCGGCCTACTCCCTCTCGGCGGCCACCAGCTCCACCAACGGCACGAACCCCACGGCCGGCCCCAGCACGGGCGGTGGCATGGGCGGCGGCATGGGCGGCGGTGGCGGCGCTCCGCAGGGCTCCACCGGTACGAGCGGCAGCAGCGGTACGAGCAACGGCGGCGACCGGTCCATGGGGCAGCCCCCGTCCGGCTCCTCCTCGTCCTCCAGCGGGAGCTCGTCGGAGGCGGCGGCCGGGTCGGGCACGCGGCCGAGCGGTGACGGCGGAGGCACCGGTGGCGGTGGCGGTGGAATGGGCGGCGGCACCCAGGTGTCGTCCGACATGATCACGTACCTCAAGAAGCACCAGGACGGGGCGACCTGGCTGCTGGCGGTGGCCACCGACCAGACGGCGTCCTCGATCATCCTGGAGTCGGGCCAGCCGGTCATCTCCATGGGCGGCTGGTCGGGCAGCGACAACGCCATGACCCTGGCCAAGCTCAAGAGCCTCGTGAAATCGGGCAAGTTGCACTACATCATCGTCAGCAGCGACACCGGCCAGGGCACCGACTCGGAGATCGCCACCTGGGTGAAGGAACACGGCACGGCGGTCAACTCCTCGGCGTACAGCTCCAGTTCGTCGACCACCTCCACATCTGCCTCCACCTCCACCTCGTCCTCGACGTCGACCAGCAGCGGTCTGTACCGCTTGGACGCCTCGGACGTCAGCTGA
- a CDS encoding dolichyl-phosphate beta-glucosyltransferase, which produces MNETNARGVRQRSVEIVVPVYNEAHVLADSIGRLHAYLEASFPFPFRITVADNASTDATWQAATDLTLRLPHVHAVHLDAKGRGRALKHVWSRSTADVVAYMDVDLSTGLAGFLPLVAPLLSGHSDLAIGSRLHRQSDVVRGPKREFISRSYNTLLKLGLAARFSDAQCGFKAVRTDVFRALAPHIEDNAWFFDTELLVLAQRNRLRIHEVPVDWVDDPDSRVDIVRTALDDLRGMRRMLRAGLTGRSRIAVPQRMPVSSPIGAPQHISSPAPSLEYAS; this is translated from the coding sequence ATGAACGAAACGAACGCGAGGGGCGTCCGGCAGCGTTCGGTCGAGATCGTGGTGCCGGTGTACAACGAGGCGCACGTACTCGCCGACAGCATCGGCCGTCTCCACGCCTACCTCGAAGCCTCCTTCCCGTTCCCGTTCCGGATCACGGTCGCGGACAACGCCAGCACTGACGCCACCTGGCAGGCGGCGACCGATCTGACGCTCCGCCTCCCCCATGTGCACGCCGTCCATCTGGACGCCAAGGGCCGGGGCCGCGCCCTGAAGCATGTGTGGAGCCGCTCGACGGCCGACGTGGTCGCCTACATGGACGTCGACCTGTCCACCGGCCTCGCGGGTTTCCTCCCGCTCGTGGCCCCTCTTCTGTCCGGCCACAGCGACCTGGCCATCGGCAGCCGACTGCACCGCCAGTCCGACGTGGTGCGCGGCCCGAAGCGCGAGTTCATCTCCCGCTCGTACAACACCCTGCTGAAGCTCGGCCTCGCGGCCCGCTTCTCGGACGCCCAGTGCGGTTTCAAGGCGGTCCGCACCGACGTCTTCCGGGCCCTCGCCCCGCACATCGAGGACAACGCCTGGTTCTTCGACACCGAGTTGCTCGTCCTGGCCCAGCGCAACCGCCTGCGCATCCACGAAGTACCGGTCGACTGGGTCGACGACCCCGACAGCCGGGTCGACATCGTCCGTACGGCGCTGGACGACCTCAGGGGCATGCGCCGGATGCTGCGCGCCGGTCTCACCGGCCGCTCCCGGATCGCCGTCCCGCAGCGCATGCCCGTATCGAGTCCGATCGGCGCACCTCAGCACATCAGCAGCCCCGCCCCCAGCTTGGAGTACGCGTCATGA
- a CDS encoding GTP-binding protein produces MAGSDPTVNGTSAPDTVKILIAGGFGVGKTTMVGSVSEIVPLRTEEPLTAAGLGIDDLDGIEQKKATTVALDFGRITLSRELILYLFGTPGQQRFWFMWNDLAIGALGAVVLIDVRRPESSFAAIDFFERREIPFVVGVNGFHGEHPYEPDEIREALALPEHTPVLLCDARDRESCRDVLIALIDRLIATAASGGGSAQSV; encoded by the coding sequence TTGGCCGGCTCTGACCCGACCGTGAACGGGACCTCGGCGCCCGACACGGTCAAGATCCTCATCGCCGGCGGCTTCGGCGTCGGCAAGACGACCATGGTCGGCTCGGTCAGCGAGATCGTGCCCCTGCGCACCGAGGAACCACTCACCGCGGCCGGCCTCGGCATCGACGATCTCGACGGCATCGAGCAGAAGAAGGCCACCACCGTGGCCCTCGACTTCGGCCGCATCACCCTCAGCCGCGAACTGATCCTGTATCTGTTCGGAACGCCGGGTCAGCAGCGGTTCTGGTTCATGTGGAACGACCTGGCGATCGGCGCGCTGGGGGCCGTGGTCCTCATCGACGTACGCCGGCCGGAGTCCAGCTTCGCGGCGATCGACTTCTTCGAGCGCCGGGAGATCCCCTTCGTCGTCGGGGTGAACGGCTTTCACGGGGAACATCCGTACGAGCCGGACGAGATCCGGGAGGCGCTGGCGCTGCCGGAGCACACGCCGGTCCTGCTGTGCGACGCGCGGGACCGGGAGTCGTGCCGGGACGTGCTGATAGCCCTGATCGACCGGTTGATAGCGACGGCGGCCTCGGGCGGCGGAAGCGCCCAGTCGGTCTGA
- a CDS encoding DUF742 domain-containing protein has protein sequence MNGSDAAGRLVRPFTLTGGRTRPSRADFTLITSVTAVEPQPDGAKRPQPEHARILRLCARPVVVAELAAHLDLPVSVVVIMLCDLLEAGRITARSPRQISRTTDMDLLQKVRDGLGRL, from the coding sequence GTGAACGGAAGCGACGCGGCCGGCCGCCTCGTACGGCCGTTCACGCTCACCGGCGGGCGGACCCGGCCCAGCCGCGCCGACTTCACACTGATCACGTCGGTGACGGCGGTGGAGCCTCAGCCCGACGGGGCCAAGCGGCCGCAGCCCGAGCACGCGCGGATCCTGCGGCTGTGCGCGCGGCCCGTCGTGGTGGCGGAGCTCGCGGCCCATCTGGACCTTCCGGTGAGTGTGGTCGTCATCATGCTGTGCGACCTGCTGGAGGCCGGCCGGATCACCGCCCGGTCCCCGCGCCAGATCTCGCGCACCACGGACATGGACCTGCTCCAGAAAGTGAGGGACGGCCTTGGCCGGCTCTGA
- a CDS encoding roadblock/LC7 domain-containing protein: MTRPTPATHTELDQLLTGLVDRVAEVNHAVVLSEDGLVVSRSTAFLRDDAERLAATASGLMSLSKGVSMDFRGGPVRQALIEMRNGYLILTAAGPGAHLAVLTSQGADVGVVAYQMNMLVKKIGEHLSAAPRAGVVGAAGE, encoded by the coding sequence ATGACACGCCCCACCCCCGCCACGCACACCGAGCTCGACCAGTTGCTCACCGGACTCGTGGACCGGGTAGCCGAGGTGAACCACGCCGTCGTGCTTTCCGAGGACGGACTGGTCGTCAGCAGATCCACGGCGTTCCTGCGTGACGACGCCGAGCGGCTCGCGGCGACCGCGTCGGGGCTGATGAGCCTCAGCAAGGGCGTCAGCATGGACTTCCGGGGCGGCCCGGTGCGCCAGGCGCTGATCGAGATGCGCAACGGCTACCTGATCCTCACCGCCGCCGGTCCTGGCGCCCATCTCGCGGTGCTGACCAGCCAGGGCGCGGACGTCGGCGTGGTGGCGTACCAGATGAACATGCTGGTGAAGAAGATCGGTGAGCACCTCAGCGCGGCGCCGCGTGCCGGGGTCGTCGGCGCGGCCGGCGAGTGA
- a CDS encoding sensor histidine kinase has translation MPPRKGARRRLGSIRLSLILLALVPSVILAAMWGVTTIQMFSEGLRLRDQTGLSRATGAMGTDATLALQKERTLSAVWLASPRGDRKALDEQRKVTDAAVAQLVGQTKAIQEAPDRIGERMYSVIAATGSLEYYRGQVDHLTDISPQQVLDQYSSMIGNQIHSFQELSQVDDGDLTSQAGPLVLLEQAAELVAQEDSQLMLAWPSGHFDQNEWESYVRLVSARRWVVEDQLIQSMTGTAKKRTEAILQGSAWRNLTSIEDQVLASGTPGGGAERKITLPDRQKQWIAAMDELSLQYGSLIHDETQGLLARSSDESRSLLIKAASLSAGGLGGLLLCIALSWRITRSLSRRLRGLRVATLSLAEERLPDVVARLNRGEKIDVESATPPLDYGHDELGQVAHAFNAAQRTAVHTAVELADTRRGFQKVILGIARQSQNLVNLQLTKLDALERAHQDPEILKGLYELDSTASQLRRYEENLVIISGERPGRSWTEPVALIDILRSAVGEVAEYQRVEVQTEEDVYLAPPAVADVIHLLAELIDNATAYSPAPSPVGVRAAMVAKGLAIEVEDRGLGMSEEDYASFNEHLSKAPQFDVVALADDLRLGMFVIARLAVRHGIHVTLRSSPYGGTTAIVLIPHDVVVREISAPDTDSSSAKPESAEVAGPVAAERTGHERMREPQPAVARARTADAGAAPRQTALVGAERGAWPGDERKAERSGGDRKGGLTPLPRRVPQTSLAAELLEDTEPDGVSEDALDEFSAERAASSLSGFQRGTLQARDDDEEQYDHGEDDAPQEPDAPLPAAGTPVTSTPPADR, from the coding sequence ATGCCTCCACGCAAAGGTGCCCGGCGCCGTCTCGGCTCCATACGTCTTTCGCTGATCCTGCTCGCACTGGTTCCCAGCGTCATCCTCGCCGCGATGTGGGGTGTGACGACGATTCAGATGTTCTCGGAGGGCCTGCGGCTGCGGGACCAGACGGGACTCAGCAGGGCGACCGGTGCCATGGGCACCGACGCCACGCTCGCACTGCAGAAGGAACGCACCCTGTCGGCCGTGTGGCTGGCCTCGCCCAGGGGTGACCGCAAGGCCCTGGACGAACAGCGCAAGGTGACGGACGCGGCGGTCGCGCAGCTGGTCGGCCAGACGAAGGCCATCCAGGAGGCCCCCGACCGCATCGGGGAGCGGATGTACTCGGTCATCGCGGCGACGGGCAGCCTGGAGTACTACCGAGGTCAGGTCGACCACCTCACCGACATCTCCCCCCAGCAGGTGCTGGACCAGTACTCGTCGATGATCGGCAACCAGATCCACTCGTTCCAGGAGCTCTCCCAGGTCGACGACGGCGACCTCACCTCGCAGGCCGGCCCGCTCGTCCTGCTGGAGCAGGCGGCCGAACTGGTCGCCCAGGAGGACTCCCAGCTCATGCTGGCCTGGCCCTCGGGGCACTTCGACCAGAACGAGTGGGAGTCGTACGTCCGGCTGGTGAGCGCCCGGCGCTGGGTCGTCGAGGACCAGCTGATCCAGTCCATGACCGGCACGGCGAAGAAACGCACCGAGGCGATCCTGCAGGGCTCCGCCTGGCGGAACCTGACCTCCATCGAGGACCAGGTGCTCGCGTCGGGCACCCCCGGCGGCGGCGCCGAACGGAAGATCACGCTGCCCGACAGGCAGAAGCAGTGGATCGCGGCGATGGACGAACTGAGCCTCCAGTACGGCTCGCTCATCCACGACGAGACCCAGGGGCTGCTCGCCCGCAGTTCCGACGAGTCGCGGTCGCTGCTGATCAAGGCCGCTTCGCTGAGCGCCGGCGGACTCGGCGGGCTGCTGCTGTGCATCGCACTGTCGTGGCGCATCACCCGGTCCCTGTCCCGTCGGCTGCGCGGACTGCGCGTGGCCACCCTGAGCCTGGCCGAGGAGCGGCTGCCGGACGTGGTGGCGCGGCTCAACCGGGGCGAGAAGATCGACGTCGAGTCGGCCACCCCGCCGCTGGACTACGGCCACGACGAACTCGGCCAGGTGGCCCACGCGTTCAACGCAGCCCAGCGCACCGCCGTGCACACCGCGGTCGAACTCGCCGACACCCGGCGCGGCTTCCAGAAGGTCATCCTGGGCATCGCCCGGCAGAGCCAGAACCTGGTCAACCTCCAGCTCACCAAGCTGGACGCGCTGGAACGCGCCCACCAGGACCCGGAGATCCTCAAGGGCCTGTACGAACTGGACTCCACGGCAAGCCAGTTGCGCCGCTACGAGGAGAACCTCGTCATCATCAGCGGTGAGCGGCCCGGCCGCAGCTGGACCGAGCCGGTCGCGCTGATCGACATCCTGCGCAGCGCCGTCGGCGAGGTCGCGGAGTACCAGCGGGTGGAGGTGCAGACCGAGGAGGACGTCTACCTCGCGCCCCCCGCGGTGGCCGACGTGATCCATCTGCTGGCCGAGCTGATCGACAACGCGACCGCCTACTCCCCCGCGCCCAGCCCGGTGGGCGTACGGGCGGCGATGGTCGCCAAGGGGCTGGCCATCGAGGTCGAGGACCGCGGACTCGGGATGTCCGAGGAGGACTACGCGTCCTTCAACGAACACCTGTCCAAGGCCCCGCAGTTCGACGTGGTGGCGCTCGCCGACGACCTCCGGCTCGGCATGTTCGTGATCGCGCGCCTGGCCGTCCGGCACGGCATCCATGTCACGCTGCGCTCCTCGCCCTACGGCGGTACGACGGCGATCGTACTGATCCCGCACGATGTCGTCGTACGGGAAATCAGCGCGCCGGACACGGACTCCTCATCCGCGAAGCCGGAGTCCGCCGAGGTGGCCGGCCCGGTCGCCGCGGAGCGCACGGGCCACGAGCGGATGCGGGAGCCGCAACCCGCAGTGGCGCGCGCCCGGACCGCCGACGCCGGTGCCGCTCCCCGGCAGACCGCCCTCGTCGGGGCGGAGCGGGGCGCCTGGCCGGGCGATGAGCGGAAGGCCGAGCGGAGCGGCGGCGACCGCAAGGGCGGGCTCACACCGTTGCCGCGCCGGGTGCCGCAGACCAGTCTGGCCGCGGAACTGCTGGAGGACACCGAACCCGACGGCGTGTCCGAGGACGCCCTCGACGAGTTCTCGGCGGAGCGCGCGGCCTCCTCGCTCTCCGGTTTCCAGCGCGGAACCCTCCAGGCCCGTGACGACGACGAAGAGCAGTACGACCATGGGGAGGACGACGCGCCTCAGGAACCCGACGCACCGCTCCCCGCCGCAGGCACTCCGGTCACCTCGACTCCGCCCGCAGACCGCTGA
- a CDS encoding substrate-binding domain-containing protein, which translates to MNTPPASSGSARSARVTAVVAATAAVCLLAAGCSGSGSGSDGSDSGQGAAGTARLKVALITHGAEGDAFWERVRKGAQAAAAKDNIELTYASDPSAAAQADLVRDAVKDKVDGIAVTLAKPYAMKSAVSQAKAAGIPVVGLNSGIDDWRSTGLLEFFGQDESTAGRAIGDKLNALKVRHTLCVIHEQGNVGLEARCAGVKKTFTGETENLYVNGTDLDAVTAVVAARLNQDSSIDEVVTLGAQFALSAVKSVDQSNSKAKIATFDLDNDIVGAIKSGTVQFAVDQQPYLQGYLAVDSLWLYKSNGNFSGGGSAPVLTGPAFVTKQNIADVARFAAEGTR; encoded by the coding sequence ATGAACACACCCCCCGCCTCTTCCGGTTCCGCACGATCCGCCCGTGTCACGGCCGTTGTCGCCGCTACGGCCGCCGTCTGTCTTCTCGCAGCCGGCTGTTCGGGCTCAGGTTCAGGCTCCGACGGGTCGGACTCTGGCCAGGGTGCCGCCGGCACCGCCCGGCTCAAGGTCGCTCTGATCACCCACGGGGCCGAGGGCGACGCCTTCTGGGAGCGGGTGCGGAAGGGCGCACAGGCTGCCGCCGCCAAGGACAACATCGAGTTGACGTATGCCAGTGACCCCAGTGCCGCCGCCCAGGCCGATCTGGTGCGTGACGCGGTCAAGGACAAGGTCGACGGGATCGCCGTGACCCTCGCCAAGCCCTACGCGATGAAGAGCGCGGTCTCGCAGGCGAAGGCGGCGGGGATACCCGTGGTCGGTCTCAACTCGGGGATCGACGACTGGCGTTCGACGGGTCTGCTGGAGTTCTTCGGCCAGGACGAGAGCACCGCGGGCCGGGCGATCGGCGACAAGCTGAACGCTCTCAAGGTCAGGCACACCCTCTGTGTCATTCACGAGCAGGGGAACGTCGGCCTGGAGGCGCGCTGTGCCGGTGTGAAGAAGACGTTCACCGGCGAGACCGAGAACCTGTACGTGAACGGCACCGACCTGGACGCGGTGACCGCGGTCGTCGCGGCCCGGCTGAACCAGGATTCGAGCATCGACGAAGTCGTCACACTGGGCGCGCAGTTCGCGCTCTCGGCGGTGAAGTCGGTGGACCAGTCGAACAGCAAGGCGAAGATCGCCACCTTCGACCTCGACAACGACATCGTGGGCGCCATCAAGAGCGGTACCGTGCAGTTCGCCGTGGACCAGCAGCCGTACCTCCAGGGCTATCTCGCCGTCGACTCGCTCTGGCTGTACAAGTCCAACGGCAACTTCAGCGGCGGCGGATCGGCTCCCGTGCTCACCGGGCCGGCCTTCGTCACCAAGCAGAACATCGCCGATGTCGCCCGGTTCGCGGCCGAGGGCACCCGCTGA